In the Haliaeetus albicilla chromosome 7, bHalAlb1.1, whole genome shotgun sequence genome, one interval contains:
- the PHB1 gene encoding prohibitin 1 translates to MAAKVFESIGKLGLGLAVAGGVVNSALYNVDAGHRAVIFDRFRGVQDTVVGEGTHFLIPWVQKPIIFDCRSRPRNIPVITGSKDLQNVNITLRILFRPVTAQLPRIFTSIGEDYDERVLPSITTEILKSVVARFDAGELITQRELVSRQVSEDLTERAATFGLILDDVSLTHLTFGKEFTEAVEMKQVAQQEAERARFIVEKAEQQKKAAVISAEGDSKAAELIANSLATAGDGLIELRKLEAAEDIAYQLSRSRNITYLPSGQSVLLQLPQ, encoded by the exons ATGGCCGCGAAGGTGTTTGAAAGCATTGGGAAGCTTGGCCTGGGGTTGGCTGTCGCAGGTGGAGTTGTCAATTCTGCTCTTTACAACG tTGATGCGGGTCACAGAGCTGTCATCTTTGACCGGTTCCGTGGGGTCCAGGACACAGTGGTAGGAGAAGGTACCCACTTCCTCATCCCCTGGGTACAGAAACCCATCATTTTCGACTGCCGCTCTCGCCCCCGTAACATTCCTGTGATCACTGGCAGCAAAG ATCTACAGAATGTGAACATCACATTGCGTATCCTGTTTAGACCAGTGACTGCCCAGTTACCACGGATTTTCACCAGTATTGGAGAGGACTACGATGAACGTGTCCTGCCCTCAATCACAACCGAAATCCTCAAGTCTGTTGTG GCTCGCTTTGATGCTGGAGAATTAATCACTCAGAGAGAGCTGGTCTCGAGGCAAGTGAGTGAAGACCTCACGGAGAGAGCAGCAACCTTCGGGCTCATTCTGGATGACGTGTCCTTG ACCCATCTGACCTTTGGCAAGGAGTTCACAGAGGCGGTGGAAATGAAGCAAGTGGCCCAGCAAGAAGCAGAGAGAGCCAGATTCATTGTGGAAAAG gctgagcagcagaagaaagcagctgtCATCTCTGCTGAAGGAGACTCAAAAGCAGCCGAGCTGATTGCTAACTCGCTGGCCACCGCAGGTGATGGCTTGATTGAGCTGCGCAAGCTGGAGGCAGCTGAAGACATTGCATACCAGCTCTCGCGGTCCCGCAACATCACCTATCTGCCCTCTGGACAGtctgtgctcctccagctgccGCAGTGA